The following proteins come from a genomic window of Trifolium pratense cultivar HEN17-A07 linkage group LG4, ARS_RC_1.1, whole genome shotgun sequence:
- the LOC123923179 gene encoding protein NETWORKED 4A-like translates to MAASGVNSSKQMKRLESRKSHSWWWDSHISPKNSKWLFENLEEMDRNIKRMLKLIEEDADSFARKAEMYYKKRPELVALVEEFYRGYRSLAERYDHVTGELRKNVQSDIQSQGSGFSDTGSEPSSNLPSLNVAQRKSTNRAAGFDFFLGSGGNVSDINQKDGDETSTMTDSDEESDDSSVNNYSAFSRNGSDPGMNRRITELENELREVKEKLWTQEGEHSEVSSSGTRIENADDVYVKINAYEQELMTANVKLRLSEEEITKLKTELKNFRYLDSENINAGVELSSTKDEAVELKEVEVEENIDGAYKELFEPSSETASLTEELRITKENLKASETQVASLKIEVNKSSERIQQLQDQLDSARKDISTWKTKFNSEKRESTKLQERLARLKTSLSDRDHEIRDLKTAVSDAEQKIFPEKANLKSEMSKLLEEQTHLKELIREWECRGRSFEEEIRNIQSEKIEIEAELKNRIELLKAEIEQRENNIKELNVSFDTLKLERDNLNVEIGSLKVDVNSRDSRVESLDRHLNELHMEHVQLITGMEEAHRQIEEMKTTAKELEEQVERQKMEISEAAEEKREAIRQLCFSLEHYRNNYHMLKQHFIGHKRAPILAA, encoded by the exons ATGGCTGCATCTGGG GTTAATTCTAGCAAGCAAATGAAGAGGTTGGAATCAAGGAAGTCACATTCTTGGTGGTGGGATAGTCATATTAGTCCTAAGAATTCTAAATGGCTTTTTGAAAATCTTGAAG AGATGGACCGGAATATAAAACGAATGTTGAAGCTGATCGAAGAGGATGCAGATTCATTCGCCAGAAAAGCTGAAATGTATTACAAGAAGAGGCCAGAATTGGTTGCTTTGGTTGAGGAGTTCTACCGTGGTTACCGATCATTGGCCGAACGTTATGATCATGTGACTGGAGAATTGCGGAAGAATGTACAATCTGATATCCAATCTCAAGGCTCAGGTTTTTCAGACACGGGCTCTGAACCGTCCTCGAATTTGCCCTCTCTAAATGTGGCCCAACGTAAATCTACTAACCGAGCTGCTGGGTTTGATTTCTTTCTTGGATCTGGTGGAAATGTGTCTGATATAAACCAAAAAGACGGAGATGAGACCTCGACCATGACAGATTCTGATGAGGAATCTGATGATTCATCGGTCAATAATTATTCAGCTTTCTCGCGGAATGGTAGTGATCCAGGGATGAACAGAAGAATAACTGAGTTGGAAAATGAACTCCGTGAGGTAAAAGAAAAGCTATGGACACAAGAAGGAGAACATTCCGAGGTTTCATCCAGCGGAACAAGAATTGAGAATGCCGATGATGTCTATGTCAAAATTAATGCATATGAACAAGAACTGATGACTGCTAACGTAAAGTTAAGACTATCAGAAGAAGAAATCACTAAACTAAAGACTGAACTCAAAAACTTCAGATACTTGGATTCAGAAAATATCAATGCCGGTGTTGAATTATCATCAACTAAAGATGAAGCCGTGGAACTCAAGGAAGTTGAGGTTGAAGAAAACATTGATGGTGCATATAAGGAATTGTTTGAGCCAAGTAGTGAAACTGCGTCACTCACGGAGGAGCTTCGAATCACCAAAGAAAATCTCAAGGCTTCCGAAACGCAAGTTGCTTCACTGAAAATCGAGGTAAATAAATCCTCGGAAAGAATTCAGCAGCTGCAGGATCAACTTGACTCAGCTCGAAAGGACATTTCTACTTGGAAAACCAAATTCAACAGCGAGAAAAGAGAGAGCACCAAACTCCAAGAAAGACTTGCTAGGTTAAAGACTAGTTTATCGGACAGGGATCATGAAATCAGGGACTTGAAAACAGCTGTATCGGATGCTGAGCAGAAAATCTTCCCTGAGAAAGCTAATTTGAAGTCTGAAATGTCGAAGTTGTTGGAGGAACAGACACATTTAAAAGAGCTGATCAGAGAATGGGAATGTCGTGGTCGATCTTTTGAAGAGGAGATCAGAAATATTCAATCTGAAAAGATAGAGATTGAGGCAGAATTGAAAAATAGAATCGAGTTGCTAAAAGCAGAAATTGAGCAGAGAGAGAACAACATAAAAGAACTCAATGTAAGCTTTGACACCTTGAAATTAGAGAGAGATAATCTCAATGTAGAAATAGGTTCACTCAAGGTAGATGTAAACTCGAGAGACAGTAGGGTTGAAAGTCTCGACCGCCATTTGAACGAATTACATATGGAACATGTCCAACTGATTACTGGAATGGAAGAAGCACATAGACAAATAGAAGAGATGAAAACAACAGCTAAGGAACTCGAGGAACAGGTCGAGAGGCAAAAAATGGAGATCTCAGAAGCAGCGGAAGAAAAGCGTGAGGCAATTCGGCAACTATGTTTCTCACTTGAACACTATAGAAATAACTATCATATGCTTAAGCAGCATTTTATAGGGCATAAGAGGGCTCCAATTTTGGCTGCATAA